Part of the Musa acuminata AAA Group cultivar baxijiao chromosome BXJ2-7, Cavendish_Baxijiao_AAA, whole genome shotgun sequence genome is shown below.
TTCATCCCCGCTTCAATCATCAATGCTTGAATCAATATTGGCAAAATCAATCATCAGGCCATTCTCACCGATCACCACCACAATAGCCAAACTAAGAAGTTTcaattaaatcataataaataaatatataattaaaacattaaaattatcgttatttttattttatagttCACATGTTATACGAGAAAGAttcaatattttacttttataactatataactttaatataattttttaattttaaaaattagaatACTAAAAGGTCGAACTACTTGAGGTTAAGGTTAATATGAAATTAACCCATCTCCACTCATCCAATCCTCTTATCCGCACAGTCCATCGGTGTACAGCCCATCTACGTGATCAAGATCTTCAACGTCATCAAGAAGCTCTTGCGGCGGTGCCGATCTGACTCTTCCGGTGCGGCCGACGGCCGCTTCAGTCGGGAGCGAGGGCAAGCGCGAAGACGCGATCGAAGAGAGAGTAGGCGACCGCGTCATGGAAGAAGGCTTAAggcggggaggggaggggaggggcggAGAGGAGGACGCCGTCGAGGCGGCGTAGAGCCTATCGCCATAGGAGGACGATGAGATCGGTTCCCGTCGCTGATCGAAATGCTTCGCGAGAGCACACAGAACCGGaaattagaaataaaaataatcaaatgtCGTAAAAATGGTATAATGGGGATTCGAAGGGAGGGAGGGTACTGTAAGGTGGACTCGGCCAATATAGTGATCCATGGATTTGATGGCCCATATATTTATGGATAGGCCTATTGACTTAGAGGCttcatattatacatatatatatatatcatcatcagCTTTATTCTGACCGTGACAACATCCTAATCCATTTATTAAGATGAGCCAACCAGCTCTGCATGAACGATGAAGTCACCCTCCCTCTCAATCACGAACCAgcacagcccactcaaatatgacgacACTCAGCACGCCTTTCGCTTTCCATCCACGTCGTCTCACACTCAATCCCTCTCTCTCTTTATCCATTAATAATTAAAGTTTAGAAAATGTTGATATTGATGATCCTTAATCACCAAGAACAACACTTGTTAGCACCGGCTGCGAGATCAAATAGCCTTGTCTCAGACAATTCCAATAGATCAACGTAATTAGCACGCAATTTGAAGACAAGTAGTAGCAGATTCACATATATTACGTCCCTCCCACCTGCGATAATCCTTTTTACACACCCAAAAAAGAGGTAAAAGGAGAGAAAAATCCAAAAGCCCATTCGTGGGGTTTCTGAACGAGGCGGAACGACGAGGGACGGGAGGGGATGGGAGCGAAGAGTCTAGATCTGATCGGGGGAAGCAAGTCGGGAAGCGATGGCGGAGCGGTACATGGCGTCGTGCCAGCTCTCCGTCGCCCTCATCTCCCGCCTCAGCACCCTCGCCTTCTCCGCCGTCAGCCTCGATCTGCCCGCTGCCGCGGCCGCGGACTCTCCCTCTGCCGTCGCATCCGGTTCCTCCGAGACGGGGACCTCCCGCGGGGCCGTGCGAGACGGCGGCGCCCACCAGCGCCGCTTCGCGTCACCGGGCGGCGAGGGCACCGCCGCGACCCTCGCGGTGGCGGCGATCGTCCGGGGGAGCTGGATCTTCGCCAGCAGGAGCGTCGGCGGAGACGGAAAGGTGGTGGCCATGGGATGAGGGATCCGGAAGGAGAAGAGGGATCACCGAAAAGACGGGGAAGGCGTTTGGGTTCTTTAAATTTAGGGCGACGACGACGTTTAATTTTGGGACATACCCACCGGCCTCGTTTCGATCGGtcattcgatgcatcgtcctcgggGCCCACTAAATCGAGCGACCTCATTCAACGTCTTGGGCTACTTAAAAGGATGGGTAAACGAAGTAGCTGGAGGAACGGTGGGTCCATGAAGGAACACGTTTGATACTTCACATCCTAATCGTTGATCCCACCAATTTCATTTGGAACCGTCCATCTCATCCCTCGTTTGCTTCGGTGAACGCGGCTCAGAGGATGTTGACTCAACTAAACAGGCTGCCTACATGCTAAACAGGGGGGGCTTTGGAGTTTGGACCCCATGTTATTGGATCAAACTTCACTAGCAAACAGGAGTGGAACTGCATCCATTCATTTTGCATGCTCGAATGCTCTAGCATTTGATTCGTGTACAACTGTAGCACCAAAGTTAGACTAGTCATTCTCCAAACTTGAAGAAGTGCGTCGATTAGCAACGAACGGTTAGGGATTTCCCAGAAGCGACAAAGTCAAGGAAGGAGAAGTCTGAAGAAATCTGTGCCGTGAATATTTGATCTTGGACTGTTGACTTGGAACAAAACTGGATGCATCATTCTATGTATGACCTGTTCAATGTTCTGGGTCACAACCTTACGAAGTAGTAAGATTAATGGGATGTAGTCAGTATTGAGGAGCAAGTCGTGCAGGGAAAAAAGGGTGTCAAACCGAGTCGTAGACGAGTACGGCAAACTTTCTTTGAATCTGTCGAGCAAATCATATGTTGCGTTAGATCCAGAAATGTAGACTAACAAAGAGTACTGAAGTCTTTGCTGGTGCGGAAGGAAGGTTCTCTATATGAGTTCCAAGTGCCTTGAGCTGGCAAATGAAATTGTCCTTAGTGTAGCCTAGCTTTTGCTCTGCTCCTCATCTTCTTAGGATTCCAAGGGCTTATCATCTTCTTGAACTCCTAAGGGCTAGATGCTGCAGAGTTGCCTTTGCTGCTTCTCACTTGGCGAACAGGAGGCCTCACGGAGGTACTGCGCCTGTTATATATTTCTATTATTACTATACTTTGTGGCGACATTTTTCTGATTCCAACTGGTTCTTTTCAGATCAAGTGAGAGCCATGGCCATCCTTGGCGAACCTATAGGTTGAGGGAGCTGATCCATGCCACGGAGAACTTTCACCAAGGGAACAAGCTCGGAGAAGGCGGCTTTGGTGCTGTCTACTGGGGTAGAACTAGCAAAGGAGAAGAGGTAAGTGGCTTGCCATCCTTCCACAATTTGTCATGGCTTAGAAACCAGTTTTTGCTTACTTCCGATGCGGAATAAGTCATGTAGATTGCCGTGAAGCGGCTCAAAGCCATGACAGCCAAGGCGGAGATGGAATTCGCCATCGAAGTCGAGATTCTTGCAAGGGTGAGGCACGAGAATCTTTTGAGCCTTAGAGGATTCTCTGCAGGCAGAAAGGAGAGGCTGATCGTCTACGACTACATGCCAAACAACAGCCTCCACTGCCATCTCCATGGCCGTCGTTCTCCCGAAGTGCTGCTTGATTGGCGGACGAGGATGCGGATCGCCATCGGAGCCGCCGAAGGACTAGCGTAAGCCGGATCTGAGATATGATCTGATTCGTCTTCTTACGATGAGTGTGAGCATGTCCTGATATGCTTTCTCTCAGGTACTTGCACCACGAGGCAAGCCCTCATATCATACACAGGGACATCAAGGCCAGCAACGTGCTCCTCGACGCAGACTTCTGCCCCAAGGTAGCCGATTTCGGGTTCGCGAAGCTGATACCGGAGGGAGTGAGCCACATGACGACGAGGGTGAAGGGAACCCTAGGCTACCTTGCACCGGAGTACGCCATGCTTGGGAAGGTCTCCGAGAGCTgcgacgtgtacagcttcggcATCCTATTGCTCGAGATCGTGAGCGCGAGGAAGCCCATCGAGAAGCTGTCCGGCGGCGTCATGCGCGACATCGTGCAGTGGGCATCGCCCCTGGCGGCGAACGGTGCATGGGACCGCATTGCAGACCCTCGGCTCGGTGGAAGGTTCAAGCAAGACGAGCTACAGGATGCGGTGGTTATCGCCTTGCGGTGCGCCGATATCAACCCCGATAACCGACCGACGATGAAGGAAGTGGTGGCGCTTCTGAAAGGTCGGTGATGATGGAGATAGGCATAGGAAATGCTCGAGAGGAAAACCTCGAGAATGGGGTAATGGATGAGCTCCTCTTCCTGGTCCCTGCGTCTGTGGATTGCAGGACAATGATGATGATCGAGTTCGATACACAattgaaatcatgtaacaaatacGATGATTGAAGGAAAAACTCTTCAATGATCGATATTGGCTGAGTCGATGTTAGAGGATTCAATGCAACACTTTTCTACATGCTTCTAATTAGTTCTTTCCAAACCCTAAGTCTTTGGAAAACCCATCTGAAGTAGTCAACGCTTCCACTCTCCAGAAAACCTATGGACCGAGAAAGCTTCCGCCAGCCAAAATCAGACTGTTCGTTTAAAGTTCACAAAGTCTAAATTAGCTTCTGTAGATTTGCACTGAGTAAGCTGACATAGATGATTCGAACTTTATGGTGCAAAGTAGATACGGGGATTCAAGACTGGTCTTCCATATGTATCACAGAATCCGCTCGGAACTCCCAAGGCATTGCATATGTTGCCTAATATCTTTTCTCCGCTCGTGATGGCTTTGACCAAACATCCAGCGTTTAGAAACAGTGCCACTAGTATCAGCTTCAAAAGTCTGTACAAGTTCCAAGAGAAATAGTCCCCTCTCACCTTCCATGTGAACCCTCATCCTGACAGTCAATATTGTCCATGTGACATCTTCCAATCAAACCTCGACTTTTCAGTATGAAGTTCAGATTGGGGTTGTTTGAATTCCACAAGATATCTGTTAGCTAGACTTGTTTTCCACCATGTTTTCCACCTGCATATATCCagagtgagagtgagagagagagagagagagagagagagagagagagagagagagagagagaatctccTGCCTCTTGAGCTTCATTgagttttatatttatatatatcatgTCATTATTTGGAACCAATTCAAGCTGGGCTTGATCCAATTCTAAGTTGTTGCAATGGACTGGATGACACACTTAGATTGTCTTGCATGGTGCATGGACTCGATGGTTCAGAATGGATCAGGATGCATGACACAGTAACCAGAAGCTTCTCTCACATTACACCTATGACTCAATTGTTGATCTCTAGGTTGCAATCTAATTTGAATATCTACTTTAAAACTAATCTTGATCATTTTGGCTTCTAAATTGATGTAAATGAACACCGGCGAAACTAATTGGTTTTTGAATCTGCTAATTAGACTGTCTTATGAGCCTAAATAAACTAACCAGGTCTAAATTATCTAATAATgcaatccaagctagcaaaattggAAACCTGATTTGAGAAACTctctttctttttattgttttcttaAATTACTGATGAAGGTGTCCCCTAAAAAAGGTTGACAGGACAAATACATATAAACTGAATGACAGAACAGCAACCAACAAATCCCACCAATGTAGCTCTTGACAAGATCCAACATCCAAGTTGCCAAGGAATGTAGAGGATGTGAGGAAGAGGAAAAGATGCTAAGCCACTTTGGCCATGTAGTAGAAACCTAATCATGTGCTTGTGCTTGTAGGTTCCTTAGGGTGCTGCCATTTCCTATTTACTTTTAAGAAGGTAGGTAAATTTGAAATGACTCCTAATCTAAGCTTCAGAATCTTTAGGTCTGAAAGTGGGTGTGCCATGGCCTCAAATAATTCGGACAATACTAAGGAAAGAAGGAATCATAAAGCATAGTGGCCATCACTTCCTTTATAAAGAGTCACATGCCTTCTTGTTCAATGTTCATTGTGGCCTCCCAATTGTTTAGGCCCTTCCTACATGTACTCTTCCAACCTAGGCAATACTTTGTCCTTTGGACCTCCATCCTCTCTTGCATTTGATGCTAGTGATGCTTAGTCCATCATCTTATTCGACAAGAACTTTTTCTTTCATTGTTTCTTAGCATCGCAATTACTATTGTAAGCGACGTAAGATTCAACTACTCTTCATCACAGGGATCAATTATAAATGTTCAGCTCTTAAGTTTAGAATCTTGCTCGGAGCGATGCAGTGATTTCAACATGCACCAAGTCCATGGGAGTATTTATGTCATGCTGGGTTAGAAGGAGACAAGGCGGATCCAGTGGAGACAAGGAAGATCTGATGAGTGCCCAACAAGATTAGAGAATATAATCCATGGATGAATATAATTATGGCGACTACTGTCACGTAGAAAGGAGAAAGTATACTTACTACATGTGATGGTGGGGGTCCAAAtgccatctatctatctatctattatgCTACGTATTGCGGTCTTTTATATATCGAGACTATTatattgcattgttgtcttgttaaTGGCATGGGAAAGGTGCATGCACACCCCCTCTACTCCACAAGGGAAGGAATCCATGACAATTATctcatatatatattgttgttatTTGTGAATTACGAGAGACATCGACGCaattaaaagagagagagagagagagagagagagagagaggttggaaAATACTCTGAAGTCGCATATTTTGTAATTATTGCGTTGACTATATATCAAAATCATATCTTTCATGACGACACGGATCTAATTTGATACAGTCACTCCTACTGTAAACTATTGATAGCAAGCGAGAAAACAGGACAACAGCTGTTATTTTCAGGTAAAGTGGTTCGATACATCGAATAGCGATGCAGATTACAGCTATCTCCTGAACGGGTGACGCATGCTGTTGATAAGACATTTCGTGCATGATCGGGTACGGGTATCGGATGTCGGATCCTAGCCAAATCCGACCCGTTGGTTGTGTGAAAACTCGCGTCCAGGTTGCTGCACCACTTTGCCACCATGTAATGGGCTTCACATGCGACGTAGCCACGTATAATTAATGTTCGACAGCGAACTTTTCCTCCTCTTGAGCACCCTTCGTTACCACGCACGCCTTTCAAAGCCGCGGCTCTCCTGCTCACAGGTTCTTCCTGCTCATGATCCCAATATACTGTTCGTTAGATATAGGGATCTGCGTCCTCCGAATCCCCTCTTCTTCTCTATTCTTCTCCGGCCAACATGTGACACAGAGAcgacagacagagagagagagagagagggagagaaaaaGTTGAAACAGGGGGGAGGAAGCACATGGCTCGAggacgagaaagagagagagagagagagaagacgagTACACAATTATTGAGTAGCAACGTATCATTCGTAAGGTGGCTCCGCTTGGGTGTCGAGTACCGTTCTAAATGAACGATACAGTTCCGTCGTATCAGCATCGACGATGTGAGAACTGAGACATGATTAATGCGAGCCGATCTTCGTGATGATCGATACTCGACGGTAGAGGTAAGCGAACACAGTGGCTCTCGAGACACAGGGTGTCTGCAAGCcagaggaggtggtggtgagaGCAACAAGTCGTCCATGGAAGAGTGAGTGTAGTCTGGTAGGGGCAAGGTGGCATTCATAATCCAGGAACGAAGTAGCTCGTCCCTCCATGCACAGCTGTCACAGGACCATTCATTCCTCAGCCGACTTGTCTTCTTCAAGCCATACGCTGTCCTTGAAGTTGCTGACAAATCTCCACATGCCTCCATGTCAGATTAACATATAACAGACGCTGCTCATCTCTTCCTTCATATCAACATCTTCTTCAAGGTTGATCGGCCTTTGGTTATAAGGCCTTTAATGTAAATAACCTGTGGGGATCGAGCTAGCAATGATCAGTAGCATGACTTCTTCCTGCCATGATATTTCATGATGAGATTTAAGCATGATGATGGTGTTATCCACCAGCTTTTCGTTTGGGATGAAGTCCTCTTGCGGACGCAACGATCTGTGCCTTGTTCACTGGATTGAAGCTACTAAAACAAGTTGAAGCCTGCAGGAGATGCTTTCGTCCACCAACTACCATATCCAATCTGTCAACTGGGATTCGGCATGCATGCATCGCTAGATTTGCAGATGCGTGGCTGGCCAAGTAACTGGAGACTCTGCTTCTCTTTCTCCTCCGTGAACAGGGGGGATAGGAGGAGGCAGGGCGGGACGACGGTAAAAGTGAGGACGAGCTGTCACGCAAGGGCAGCGGGGTTGAAGGTCAAAATGAAAAACCACGAGCCAACGTCGCGATCTCTGCCACGTGGCTCATTTAAGGCCGTCCATAGATAGAATGATGAGAATTCCTGTTTTTGTGTGCGTTGGTTACCCGTTGTTTTCTTCCCTTCTAAATAATGAGACGCGTGAGACTTTAGAGAGTTTCTAATGTTTAAGAGCAGTAATTATCACAAgcggagagagagagcgagagacagagagagaaagaagggtATGGGGATTGGGGAAAGTGGAGGAAGCTGGAAATAGAAGAGAAGGTGGCGAGCAGTAAATGAGGAATCGAGGAGGGCACAGCACAGCCGTCTCCATGGCGGCGTTGCAGCACCGGCTGCGATCCGTCCCCTTAAACTATTGTTTCATTTCGTAATTCAAGAAACGGAAGACTCGAAGAAGAGaagcgaaagagagagagagagagagagagagagagagagagaagaagacggCATCATCGACTGCTCCCCTTCCTGCTTCGGCTGCTACGTCTTTGCGCCT
Proteins encoded:
- the LOC103991084 gene encoding PTI1-like tyrosine-protein kinase At3g15890 yields the protein MLQSCLCCFSLGEQEASRRSSESHGHPWRTYRLRELIHATENFHQGNKLGEGGFGAVYWGRTSKGEEIAVKRLKAMTAKAEMEFAIEVEILARVRHENLLSLRGFSAGRKERLIVYDYMPNNSLHCHLHGRRSPEVLLDWRTRMRIAIGAAEGLAYLHHEASPHIIHRDIKASNVLLDADFCPKVADFGFAKLIPEGVSHMTTRVKGTLGYLAPEYAMLGKVSESCDVYSFGILLLEIVSARKPIEKLSGGVMRDIVQWASPLAANGAWDRIADPRLGGRFKQDELQDAVVIALRCADINPDNRPTMKEVVALLKGR